From Amycolatopsis sp. cg9, one genomic window encodes:
- a CDS encoding NAD-dependent epimerase/dehydratase family protein: MRIVITGATGNVGTALLAALGPGHDVAGLARRLPDTAVEPYRSAGWCALDVGDRGAGRELTALFDGADAVVHLAWAISPRRGDPPMWRTNDHGTRHVLDAAAAAGVPHLVVASSVAAYGPAPRWDKVREDHPCTGLGRSAYSRGKAALESLLDRFEARHPEVGLARLRPCAILQRRAAGEFARWLLDPAVPARLAGGRRLPVPLWNDLRAQAVHTSDVAEAIRLVLATGYTGPVNLAAPEVLGADALAGLLGGTRLPVPKPLARAAVHAAWASGVLPVHPGWLELADRAALADTTVAETVLGWQPRYDAASAIAELVAGLRSGAGAASPPLAPPRGSGALARLRSLTRAGPSHQSQA; this comes from the coding sequence GTGCGGATCGTGATCACCGGAGCCACCGGGAACGTCGGAACGGCCTTGCTGGCCGCCCTCGGACCCGGCCACGACGTGGCCGGGCTCGCGCGGCGGCTGCCCGACACGGCGGTCGAGCCGTACCGCTCGGCCGGCTGGTGCGCGCTCGACGTCGGCGACCGCGGTGCCGGCCGCGAGCTGACCGCGCTGTTCGACGGCGCGGACGCCGTCGTCCACCTAGCCTGGGCCATCTCGCCGCGGCGCGGTGACCCGCCGATGTGGCGCACCAACGACCACGGCACCCGGCACGTGCTCGACGCGGCGGCGGCCGCCGGGGTGCCGCACCTGGTCGTCGCCTCCTCGGTGGCCGCCTACGGGCCCGCGCCGCGCTGGGACAAGGTGCGGGAAGACCACCCGTGCACCGGGCTCGGGCGCAGCGCCTACAGCCGCGGCAAGGCCGCGCTGGAGTCCCTGCTGGACCGGTTCGAGGCCCGGCACCCGGAGGTCGGCCTCGCCCGGCTCCGGCCGTGCGCGATCCTGCAGCGGCGCGCGGCGGGGGAGTTCGCCCGCTGGCTGCTCGACCCGGCGGTGCCCGCCCGGCTCGCCGGCGGACGGCGGCTGCCGGTTCCGCTGTGGAACGACCTGCGCGCCCAGGCGGTGCACACCTCGGACGTCGCCGAAGCGATCAGGCTGGTCCTCGCCACGGGGTACACCGGCCCGGTCAACCTGGCCGCGCCGGAGGTGCTCGGCGCCGACGCGCTGGCCGGCCTCCTCGGGGGAACCCGCCTCCCGGTGCCGAAGCCGCTCGCGCGGGCGGCGGTCCACGCGGCCTGGGCGAGCGGCGTGCTCCCGGTGCACCCCGGCTGGCTGGAGCTCGCCGATCGCGCGGCGCTCGCCGACACCACGGTGGCGGAGACCGTCCTGGGCTGGCAACCTCGGTACGACGCCGCGTCCGCGATCGCCGAACTGGTCGCCGGGCTGCGCTCGGGTGCGGGGGCGGCGAGCCCGCCCCTGGCTCCGCCGCGCGGTTCCGGGGCACTGGCCCGGCTCCGCTCGCTCACCCGGGCCGGGCCGAGCCACCAGTCGCAAGCCTGA
- a CDS encoding phytoene desaturase family protein, translating into MSAEAFDAVVIGAGHNGLVAANVLADAGWSVLVLEATERPGGSVRTAEVTEPGFRNDLFSAFYPLSAVSPVIKGLRLAEHGLRWRHAPDVLAHVLPDDRCAVLSRDLDRTAASADEFAPGDGDAWRALFEQWREIREPLLNALFTPFPPVRPALKLLRRTGTGDALRLARMLTLPARRFGDELFAGEGAKLLVAGNAAHSDLSVDNAGSAVFGWLLAMVGQDEGYPVPEGGAGELIAALVRRLESRGGQIHCGRPVREVLIGGGRALGVRDAAGDPVRARKAVLADVPAPLLYRELVGEDRLPSRLVEDLGKFEWDCGTVKVDWALSGPIPWTAEAARGAGTVHLGTDLDGLAAFGGELARGRTPRRPFLLLGQMTTTDPTRSPPGTEAAWAYTHVPRGTMENRSALERRAKRIEETVEANAPGFTGLIKARYVQGPAELAGHNPGLVGGAINAGTTAIHQQLFFRPVPGTGRADTPVDRLFLAGASAHPGGAVHGGPGANAARAALARAGRLGGGYAAVIRAAHRAIYS; encoded by the coding sequence GTGAGTGCGGAAGCCTTCGACGCGGTGGTGATCGGCGCCGGGCACAACGGGCTGGTGGCGGCGAACGTCCTCGCCGACGCGGGCTGGTCGGTGCTCGTGCTGGAGGCGACCGAGCGCCCGGGCGGTTCGGTCCGGACGGCCGAGGTCACCGAACCGGGCTTCCGCAACGACCTGTTCAGCGCGTTCTACCCGCTCTCGGCGGTGTCGCCGGTCATCAAGGGCCTGCGGCTGGCGGAGCACGGCCTGCGCTGGCGGCACGCCCCCGACGTCCTGGCGCACGTGCTGCCCGACGACCGGTGCGCGGTGCTGTCCCGCGACCTCGACCGCACGGCGGCGTCGGCCGACGAGTTCGCCCCGGGCGACGGCGATGCCTGGCGGGCGCTGTTCGAGCAGTGGCGGGAAATCCGCGAACCGCTGCTGAACGCGTTGTTCACGCCGTTCCCGCCGGTCCGCCCGGCGCTGAAGCTGCTGCGCCGCACCGGGACGGGGGACGCGCTGCGCCTGGCGCGCATGCTGACGCTGCCGGCCCGCCGGTTCGGTGACGAGCTGTTCGCCGGCGAGGGCGCGAAGCTGCTCGTGGCGGGGAACGCCGCGCACAGCGACCTTTCCGTCGACAACGCGGGCAGCGCGGTGTTCGGCTGGCTGCTCGCGATGGTCGGGCAGGACGAGGGCTACCCGGTGCCCGAAGGCGGTGCGGGCGAGCTGATCGCGGCGCTGGTCCGGCGGCTGGAGTCCCGCGGCGGGCAGATCCACTGTGGACGTCCGGTGCGGGAGGTCCTCATCGGCGGCGGGCGCGCGCTGGGCGTGCGGGACGCCGCCGGCGACCCGGTCCGGGCGCGCAAGGCCGTGCTCGCCGACGTGCCGGCGCCGCTGCTGTACCGCGAGCTGGTCGGCGAGGACCGGCTGCCGTCGCGGCTGGTCGAGGACCTCGGGAAGTTCGAATGGGACTGCGGGACGGTCAAGGTGGACTGGGCGCTGTCCGGCCCCATCCCGTGGACCGCCGAAGCCGCCCGCGGCGCGGGCACGGTCCACCTCGGCACCGATCTCGACGGGCTCGCGGCGTTCGGCGGCGAGCTCGCCAGGGGCCGGACCCCGCGCCGGCCGTTCCTGCTGCTGGGCCAGATGACCACGACCGACCCGACGCGCTCGCCGCCGGGGACCGAAGCGGCGTGGGCGTACACGCACGTGCCGCGCGGCACGATGGAGAACCGCTCGGCGCTGGAGCGGCGGGCGAAGCGGATCGAGGAGACGGTCGAGGCCAACGCGCCGGGGTTCACCGGCCTGATCAAGGCGCGGTACGTGCAGGGCCCGGCCGAGCTGGCGGGGCACAACCCGGGGCTGGTGGGCGGCGCGATCAACGCCGGGACCACGGCGATCCACCAGCAGCTGTTCTTCCGGCCGGTGCCGGGCACGGGCCGCGCGGACACCCCGGTGGACCGGCTGTTCCTGGCCGGCGCGTCGGCCCACCCGGGCGGCGCGGTCCACGGCGGCCCGGGAGCCAACGCGGCCCGCGCGGCGCTGGCCCGCGCCGGCCGGCTCGGCGGCGGCTACGCGGCGGTCATCCGGGCGGCCCACCGCGCGATCTACAGCTGA
- a CDS encoding SRPBCC family protein produces the protein MTEVSRVIDVPPDAVFDVLADGWLYAGWVVGSSHIRDVDPEWPAVGSRIHHSVGPWPVHIQDVTVVRAVEPGLSLSLEARGWPLGAAAVGLTLVPHGDGATLVRMTEHIVSGIGKVLPAALQALIVKPRNVESLARLADLATGKHARAQDGHPSP, from the coding sequence GTGACCGAGGTCAGCCGCGTGATCGACGTACCGCCCGACGCCGTGTTCGACGTCCTCGCCGACGGCTGGCTCTACGCGGGCTGGGTGGTGGGCAGCTCGCACATCCGCGACGTCGATCCCGAGTGGCCCGCGGTCGGCTCCCGGATCCACCACAGCGTGGGCCCGTGGCCGGTGCACATCCAGGACGTCACCGTGGTCCGGGCGGTGGAACCGGGCCTGTCGCTGTCGCTGGAGGCGCGCGGCTGGCCACTGGGCGCGGCGGCGGTCGGGCTGACGCTCGTCCCGCACGGCGACGGGGCCACGCTGGTCCGGATGACCGAGCACATCGTCAGCGGCATCGGCAAGGTGCTGCCCGCGGCCCTGCAGGCGCTCATCGTCAAGCCGCGCAACGTCGAGTCGCTCGCCCGCCTCGCCGACCTCGCCACCGGCAAGCACGCCCGCGCGCAGGACGGCCACCCGAGCCCGTGA
- a CDS encoding YihY/virulence factor BrkB family protein: MAGRRKTPEGPGELSKRSWGAVLKRTAKQFGRDNLTDWAAALTYYGVLSLFPGVLVLTSLLGLLGPDKVQTLIDNVQQVVPGQGREVLVGAIRELAGSRGLAGPLAVIGLLGALWSASGYVGAFMRASNAIYGMPEGRPVWKVVPIRVLLTIGIVVLLGACALGVVATGAVARRLGDLIGLGATGVLVWEIAKWPVIALLVSLAFALLYWVGPNVRQPGFKWLTPGGLLAVLLWVLASAGFALYVANFGSYNKTYGSLAGVIVFLVWLWISNLAVLLGAELDAELARGRSIEAGREEDQQEPFLPPRDTKAMDDDEAADVARETERS; the protein is encoded by the coding sequence GTGGCCGGACGACGGAAAACGCCCGAAGGACCGGGTGAGCTGTCCAAGCGCTCGTGGGGTGCGGTGCTGAAGCGCACGGCCAAGCAGTTCGGCCGCGACAACCTGACCGACTGGGCCGCGGCGCTGACCTACTACGGGGTGCTGTCGCTGTTCCCGGGCGTCCTCGTGCTCACGTCGCTGCTCGGCCTGCTCGGCCCGGACAAGGTCCAGACCTTGATCGACAACGTCCAGCAGGTCGTCCCGGGGCAGGGCAGAGAGGTCCTCGTCGGCGCGATCCGGGAACTGGCGGGCTCGCGCGGCCTGGCCGGGCCGCTGGCGGTCATCGGCCTGCTCGGTGCGCTGTGGTCGGCGTCGGGGTACGTCGGCGCGTTCATGCGGGCGTCGAACGCGATCTACGGCATGCCGGAAGGCCGTCCGGTGTGGAAGGTGGTGCCGATCCGGGTGCTGCTGACGATCGGGATCGTGGTGCTGCTGGGGGCGTGCGCGCTGGGCGTGGTGGCGACCGGCGCGGTCGCGCGGCGGCTCGGTGACCTGATCGGGCTCGGCGCGACCGGGGTGCTGGTGTGGGAGATCGCGAAGTGGCCGGTGATCGCGCTGCTGGTCAGCCTGGCGTTCGCGCTGCTGTACTGGGTGGGCCCGAACGTGCGGCAGCCGGGCTTCAAGTGGCTGACGCCGGGTGGTCTGCTGGCGGTGCTGCTGTGGGTGCTGGCGTCGGCCGGGTTCGCGCTGTACGTCGCGAATTTCGGTTCGTACAACAAGACTTACGGTTCGCTGGCGGGCGTGATCGTGTTCCTTGTATGGTTGTGGATCTCGAACCTGGCCGTGCTGCTGGGCGCCGAGCTCGACGCGGAGCTCGCCCGGGGCCGCAGCATCGAAGCGGGGCGCGAGGAAGACCAGCAGGAGCCCTTCCTGCCGCCGCGGGACACCAAGGCGATGGACGACGACGAGGCCGCGGACGTGGCGCGCGAGACCGAACGGAGCTGA
- a CDS encoding VOC family protein, whose amino-acid sequence MAARITGLVLDCHDPDRLAEFWCAVLGYEVIGHEPDGLELGLPGVPLGAGPPTLVLARTDHPRRGKLPLHVDVNPVGGDQETELRRLLALGARPADVGQDGTESWVVLQDPEGNEFCLLRKELDTDRPG is encoded by the coding sequence ATGGCCGCCCGGATCACGGGACTGGTGCTGGACTGCCACGACCCCGACCGGCTGGCCGAGTTCTGGTGCGCGGTGCTCGGCTACGAGGTGATCGGCCACGAGCCCGACGGCCTCGAGCTGGGGCTCCCGGGCGTCCCGCTCGGTGCCGGACCGCCGACGCTGGTGCTGGCCCGGACGGATCACCCGCGCCGCGGCAAGCTCCCGCTCCACGTGGACGTGAACCCGGTGGGCGGCGACCAGGAGACGGAGCTGCGGCGCCTGCTGGCCCTGGGCGCGCGGCCGGCGGACGTCGGGCAGGACGGCACGGAGTCGTGGGTGGTGCTGCAGGACCCGGAGGGCAACGAGTTCTGCCTGCTGCGGAAAGAGCTGGACACGGACCGCCCCGGCTGA
- a CDS encoding DNA topoisomerase IB: MARTRLRRSDLRGPGIRRIRRGRGFSYALPDGSPVADDELLARIKDLVIPPAWRDVWICPHPNGHVQAVGTDDAGRRQYLYHEQWRRDRDEEKHDRVLAMARRLPGWRESVAADLAGRGLTRNRVLAAALRMLDRGIFRTGGEEYAEENGTHGVATLLREHASVRGDECRFRYVAKGGLDREVAIRDAALASVVRSLLRARSGSDRLLGYREGGTWHEVHAADVNERFKELAGADCTAKDLRTWTATVLAAAAFAAAEPPTSETARKRAEAGVMREVSRALGNTPAVCRSSYVDPRLVEAYRGERTIAAALKRAGRLEGDDARAVLEKACARLLKAS; this comes from the coding sequence ATGGCACGCACCCGGCTCCGGCGCAGTGACCTGCGCGGCCCCGGCATCCGGCGGATCCGTCGGGGCCGGGGTTTCTCCTACGCCCTCCCCGACGGCTCACCGGTCGCCGACGACGAGCTGCTCGCGCGGATCAAGGACCTGGTCATCCCGCCGGCCTGGCGGGACGTGTGGATCTGCCCGCACCCCAACGGGCACGTCCAGGCGGTCGGCACCGACGACGCCGGGCGGCGCCAGTACCTCTACCACGAGCAGTGGCGGCGCGACCGCGACGAAGAGAAGCACGACCGCGTCCTGGCGATGGCCCGGCGGCTGCCCGGGTGGCGGGAGTCGGTGGCGGCCGACCTGGCCGGGCGCGGCCTGACCAGGAACCGGGTCCTGGCGGCGGCGCTGCGCATGCTCGACCGGGGGATCTTCCGCACCGGCGGCGAGGAGTACGCGGAGGAGAACGGCACCCACGGCGTCGCGACGCTGCTGCGCGAGCACGCCTCGGTCCGCGGCGACGAATGCCGGTTCCGCTACGTCGCCAAGGGCGGCCTCGACCGCGAGGTCGCGATCCGGGACGCGGCGCTGGCTTCGGTGGTGCGGTCGCTGCTGCGCGCCCGGTCCGGGAGCGACCGCCTGCTCGGCTACCGCGAGGGCGGCACCTGGCACGAGGTGCACGCGGCCGACGTCAACGAGCGGTTCAAAGAGCTGGCCGGCGCGGACTGCACGGCGAAGGACCTGCGCACGTGGACGGCGACGGTCCTGGCGGCGGCCGCGTTCGCCGCGGCGGAACCGCCGACGTCCGAGACCGCCCGCAAGCGCGCGGAGGCCGGGGTGATGCGGGAGGTCTCCCGGGCGCTCGGCAACACCCCCGCCGTGTGCCGGTCGTCCTATGTGGACCCCCGGCTGGTCGAGGCGTACCGCGGCGAGCGCACCATCGCGGCCGCGCTCAAGCGGGCGGGCCGGCTGGAGGGTGACGACGCGCGCGCGGTGCTGGAGAAGGCGTGCGCCCGGTTGTTGAAGGCGTCATGA
- a CDS encoding methyltransferase: MTTSAEPVRPGRSAARRVVPVPLLPGVCRPREDTAAIAGLAVPPGARASTPARRGAKTVLAVDLSRRARASTRFTALVRRAAVRPCRGDLATAVRRGPDDLVVAAPAPAVRATRGRDAGPDGRAVLRPGGTQPIVRSAPSDVDETRASLSAQGLRVSVARRARIPFGPVLSGRTAFLEAAGPIAPGSRAEELVVLRAGR, from the coding sequence ATGACCACGTCGGCGGAACCCGTCCGCCCGGGCCGCTCGGCCGCCCGGCGCGTCGTCCCCGTACCGCTGCTGCCCGGGGTCTGCCGCCCGCGGGAGGACACCGCCGCGATCGCCGGCCTGGCCGTCCCGCCCGGTGCGCGGGCGAGCACGCCGGCCCGCCGCGGCGCGAAAACCGTGCTGGCCGTGGACCTTTCGCGCCGGGCGCGGGCTTCGACGCGGTTCACCGCGCTGGTCCGCCGGGCCGCCGTGCGACCCTGCCGGGGAGACCTGGCGACGGCCGTACGCCGGGGCCCGGACGACCTCGTGGTCGCGGCGCCGGCCCCGGCGGTCCGCGCCACCCGCGGCCGCGACGCGGGCCCGGACGGCCGCGCGGTCCTGCGTCCCGGCGGGACGCAGCCGATCGTCCGATCCGCACCGTCCGATGTGGATGAAACGAGGGCATCGCTGTCCGCGCAAGGCTTGCGTGTCTCGGTGGCCCGGCGGGCCCGCATCCCGTTCGGTCCGGTCCTTTCCGGACGGACGGCCTTCCTCGAGGCGGCCGGGCCGATCGCGCCGGGCTCGCGGGCGGAAGAACTGGTGGTGCTGCGTGCCGGCCGCTGA
- a CDS encoding CDGSH iron-sulfur domain-containing protein: MPAADRPRRVTVVPGGPVLVEGPVELRTPEGEVVRSDRFVVAVCACRRSKRFPFCDTSHRKRVRKGLE; this comes from the coding sequence GTGCCGGCCGCTGACCGCCCGCGGCGGGTGACGGTGGTCCCCGGCGGCCCGGTGCTCGTGGAGGGCCCGGTGGAGCTGCGCACGCCGGAGGGCGAGGTCGTGCGCTCCGACCGGTTCGTGGTCGCGGTGTGCGCGTGCCGGCGGAGCAAGCGCTTCCCGTTCTGCGACACCAGTCACCGCAAGCGGGTGCGCAAAGGTCTTGAATGA
- a CDS encoding iron-containing redox enzyme family protein: MTTSTLAAATLPTARGPLSESVLGTLLREQPRADLGFDGLVAADPLGDDVQLALHLCYELHYQGLPGVSADWEWDPELLRLRGALEARFLTALRENTPGGDDVTAELDALLVEPLDAEGVSHFLRDHGDWDHVRELFAHRSVYHHKEADPHAWVIPRLRGRAKAALVAVEFDEFGGGRAELAHARLYTDLLRAAGLPDGYLQLIDHAPAEILAVVNMMSLFGLHRSLRGALCGHLAAAEITTGPSAQRMDQALRRLGAPEACRFFYTEHIEADAVHEQVMRHEVLGDLLDQEPELAADVVFGIQATEFLEGRFGARLLDRWRAGESSLRIPLL; this comes from the coding sequence ATGACGACCTCGACCCTCGCGGCGGCCACCCTGCCGACCGCGCGCGGCCCGCTTTCGGAGTCCGTGCTGGGCACCCTGCTGCGCGAACAGCCCCGCGCGGACCTCGGCTTCGACGGGCTCGTGGCCGCCGACCCCCTCGGCGACGACGTCCAGCTGGCCCTGCACCTGTGCTACGAACTGCACTACCAGGGTCTGCCGGGGGTGTCGGCGGACTGGGAGTGGGACCCCGAACTGCTGCGCCTGCGCGGGGCGCTGGAGGCGCGCTTCCTCACTGCCCTGCGCGAAAACACGCCGGGCGGCGACGACGTCACCGCCGAACTCGACGCGCTGCTGGTCGAGCCGCTCGACGCGGAGGGCGTCTCGCACTTCCTCCGCGACCACGGCGATTGGGACCACGTGCGGGAGTTGTTCGCGCACCGCTCGGTCTACCACCACAAGGAAGCCGACCCGCACGCGTGGGTGATCCCGCGCCTGCGCGGTCGCGCCAAGGCGGCACTGGTGGCGGTCGAGTTCGACGAGTTCGGCGGCGGCCGCGCGGAGCTGGCGCACGCGCGGCTGTACACGGACCTCCTGCGCGCGGCCGGCCTGCCGGACGGCTACCTGCAGCTCATCGACCACGCACCCGCCGAGATACTGGCCGTGGTCAACATGATGTCGCTGTTCGGCCTGCACCGGTCGTTGCGCGGCGCGCTGTGCGGTCACCTCGCGGCGGCGGAGATCACGACCGGGCCCTCCGCGCAGCGGATGGACCAGGCACTGCGGCGCCTCGGCGCCCCGGAGGCGTGCCGGTTCTTCTACACCGAGCACATCGAAGCCGACGCGGTGCACGAACAGGTGATGCGCCACGAGGTGCTCGGCGACCTGCTCGACCAGGAACCCGAGCTGGCCGCCGACGTCGTGTTCGGCATCCAGGCGACGGAGTTCCTGGAAGGCCGCTTCGGTGCGCGGCTCCTGGACCGCTGGCGGGCCGGCGAATCCTCGCTGCGGATCCCCCTGCTCTGA